A section of the Pseudanabaena mucicola str. Chao 1806 genome encodes:
- a CDS encoding Uma2 family endonuclease yields the protein MQLLKYKFDVEQYQQMGKAGIFHPENRVELIEGEIIVMPPNGLKHIATINRLNYFLHNTIKEKGIISIHNSIRLPDYSEPQPDIVILRPRDDFYADKFPEAEDVLLLIEVADSSLRYDQTKKLRLYAEYEILEYWIANVEREIVEIYHQPNGKAYLKQTLIDSPDSAFTPIAFPAIVMTLKDIFG from the coding sequence ATGCAATTACTGAAATATAAATTTGATGTAGAGCAATATCAACAGATGGGTAAAGCAGGTATCTTTCATCCTGAAAACCGAGTGGAGTTAATCGAAGGAGAAATTATTGTTATGCCACCAAACGGCTTGAAGCATATTGCCACCATCAATCGACTCAACTATTTCCTGCATAACACTATCAAAGAAAAAGGAATTATTAGTATCCATAACTCAATTCGTTTGCCAGATTATTCTGAACCGCAACCTGATATTGTGATTTTACGCCCCCGTGATGACTTTTATGCTGACAAATTTCCTGAAGCGGAAGATGTGTTGTTATTGATCGAGGTTGCTGATTCTAGCTTGAGATACGACCAGACAAAGAAGCTTAGACTTTATGCTGAATATGAAATCTTAGAATATTGGATTGCTAATGTAGAAAGAGAGATTGTGGAGATTTATCATCAACCGAATGGCAAGGCTTATCTCAAACAAACCCTAATAGACTCTCCTGATAGCGCTTTTACGCCGATCGCTTTTCCTGCGATAGTGATGACTCTAAAGGACATATTTGGATAA
- a CDS encoding RAMP superfamily CRISPR-associated protein codes for MFRGLSQAAQSLGIQVVDNKQSKGGQAEFTEEEIPMMYRAQVGGRCSLQFAGRDSKDLETWREEWIDSTSDQPRFQKALLKTGLDNQTYRILVKFPFRLISNCGSDSIIRPIMGINGIPFISGSSVKGLFRRACDKDQVRKYCGFEDAKDKGHCPSTSGLRFHGAYPVGDWSGSHKIKVRENGQFVTKVRYRMLDVVHPQQERQVGTGKKQNATALTSVSLYKPTMIFEFSGNALTENDWKEVESIFWKVIAFGIGGKTSTGYGLGGYNDNHPAVAPSSKTNIALIGQGVSPTLRSDEPEFRPNLFKASLRGHLKRLLGGVTKDAESIDKEVERLFGSSSGVGVLKIFWEQQKDVVYDDFWQTKTFKTQGILYLDGGSQQDIDFMEQVLKFAFVMGGFGKSWRRASHQLFHKSYKKFEIGCHWQLASTDLKWLNIKSEQDLKQFLEDLHNLSKQRLASNAVGCQTWREAWHPDKVTVYAKQTQNSNVIDLFHNSIFKKTEAIGGHVSVRKFNRKKQKEEDVEQLEFSHVWHRMLPIGDGNYLEIVTVFHCDRDKWKHKKYKDDKDGADQLKPFLDAIAERGLKYVWGKQSPLEPFSPAQISLNTNPKSLPAKSLDKPKLKPKK; via the coding sequence ATGTTTCGTGGATTAAGTCAAGCTGCTCAATCTCTTGGGATTCAAGTGGTTGATAACAAGCAATCTAAAGGTGGTCAAGCGGAATTTACAGAAGAAGAGATCCCGATGATGTATCGCGCTCAAGTTGGTGGGCGCTGTAGTTTGCAGTTTGCTGGTCGTGATAGTAAAGACCTAGAGACATGGCGAGAAGAATGGATTGATTCTACTTCTGATCAACCACGTTTTCAAAAAGCTTTACTGAAAACAGGTTTGGATAATCAAACTTACCGCATTCTAGTCAAGTTCCCCTTTCGTTTAATTAGTAACTGCGGAAGCGATAGCATTATTCGCCCAATTATGGGTATAAATGGCATTCCTTTCATTTCTGGTAGTAGTGTTAAAGGGCTTTTCCGTCGTGCTTGTGACAAAGATCAAGTGAGAAAATATTGCGGGTTTGAAGACGCAAAAGATAAGGGGCATTGTCCCAGTACTTCGGGTTTAAGATTTCATGGAGCTTATCCAGTTGGCGATTGGTCGGGCAGTCACAAGATCAAGGTTAGAGAGAATGGTCAATTTGTAACAAAAGTTCGTTACCGAATGCTTGATGTTGTCCATCCACAGCAAGAGCGTCAAGTTGGCACAGGGAAAAAGCAAAATGCCACAGCACTGACCTCGGTAAGTTTATACAAACCCACGATGATTTTTGAGTTTAGTGGTAATGCACTAACTGAGAATGATTGGAAAGAAGTTGAAAGTATTTTTTGGAAGGTGATCGCTTTTGGTATTGGGGGTAAAACTAGCACAGGTTATGGCTTGGGAGGCTATAACGATAATCATCCTGCGGTTGCACCTAGCAGTAAAACTAATATTGCCTTGATTGGTCAAGGGGTTAGTCCAACTCTTCGCAGTGATGAGCCAGAGTTTCGCCCTAATTTATTTAAGGCTTCTCTGCGTGGTCATTTAAAAAGATTGTTAGGTGGTGTGACAAAGGATGCTGAGAGTATTGATAAGGAAGTTGAGCGGCTATTTGGCAGTTCTAGTGGTGTTGGTGTGTTAAAGATATTTTGGGAGCAACAGAAAGATGTAGTTTATGATGATTTTTGGCAAACTAAGACCTTTAAGACTCAAGGAATTCTATATCTTGATGGAGGTAGCCAACAGGATATTGATTTTATGGAGCAGGTTCTTAAATTTGCTTTTGTGATGGGTGGTTTTGGGAAGTCATGGCGTAGGGCTTCTCATCAGCTTTTTCATAAGTCTTACAAAAAGTTTGAGATCGGTTGTCATTGGCAGCTAGCCAGCACAGATTTGAAATGGCTGAATATTAAATCAGAGCAAGATTTAAAGCAATTTCTTGAAGATTTACATAACTTGTCTAAACAGAGACTTGCTTCTAATGCAGTTGGATGCCAAACATGGCGTGAGGCTTGGCATCCTGATAAAGTCACAGTTTACGCAAAACAGACTCAAAATAGTAATGTAATCGATCTATTTCATAATAGTATCTTTAAAAAAACTGAAGCAATTGGTGGACACGTCTCTGTCAGAAAATTTAATCGTAAAAAACAAAAAGAGGAAGACGTAGAGCAGCTTGAATTTAGTCATGTATGGCACAGGATGCTGCCAATTGGAGATGGGAATTACTTAGAGATTGTAACCGTGTTTCATTGTGACCGTGATAAGTGGAAGCATAAAAAATATAAAGATGATAAGGATGGAGCCGATCAACTCAAGCCTTTTCTTGATGCGATCGCTGAGCGAGGTCTAAAATATGTTTGGGGGAAACAGAGCCCGCTAGAACCATTTTCTCCTGCTCAGATCTCCTTGAATACAAATCCTAAATCGTTACCTGCTAAATCTCTAGATAAACCTAAATTGAAGCCAAAGAAATAG
- a CDS encoding type III-B CRISPR-associated protein Cas10/Cmr2 produces the protein MRVGGKAIVTTALQINEKPQTQETKDVKYTVITFAPVQGFIEKSRKLRDLYGASQILSYLSYRIVEEAKKLNGIKVISPAIKDGELSIDLIQGMPNRILIVGEIERDRAFNLFRDTLDNAWSEIIIACKDWVESKVKNDINHKYDWKKYDWKMSWKRWEMHAWEIFVGQNNSKDDQNNPIHSAMRDLETRKLRRAWTIPNWNGESSSLSGHDAIAYPNMDRQITRESKQNQQDLSEEIKAFYTALAIKTDPNGKENDRAYINENERLSIPELIKRLVTYEDIRNQIDYYRVITQEDRKAFEVESFPKYFRKNEKTQETYWTGWFMGDGDRIGNYLNSLSNADQVREFSLCLRDWGHDFKRFDLGRVVYAGGDDFLGVIYGTEDKPQRDKQEVVDWLCGLRDQWEKLRENMRSKGLRVNEGDEPDVSLSVGFVWAGHSVPQRDVLQHCREAEKLAKSLGRDRVTIRVVFNNGQFVQWTTPWEYLKWLKDYRDRDGGTNWSHVYGDLAHLKARHAILQKSPKPKNLDMAIELLNLYFGKDKGDELSENRIKITGGSEPKSVIEWIENMIQVGWQLC, from the coding sequence ATGCGTGTGGGAGGTAAAGCGATCGTGACGACAGCATTACAAATTAATGAAAAGCCACAAACCCAAGAAACTAAAGATGTGAAATACACGGTAATTACATTTGCACCTGTGCAAGGCTTTATCGAGAAGTCTCGTAAGTTGCGCGATCTCTATGGTGCATCACAAATTTTGTCTTATTTGAGCTATCGCATTGTCGAAGAGGCAAAAAAACTTAATGGTATCAAAGTAATTTCTCCAGCAATTAAAGATGGAGAACTAAGTATTGACCTCATACAAGGAATGCCGAATCGTATTTTGATTGTCGGAGAAATTGAGCGAGATCGGGCTTTTAATCTATTTCGGGACACCCTAGATAATGCTTGGAGCGAAATTATCATAGCTTGCAAAGATTGGGTGGAAAGTAAAGTTAAAAACGATATCAATCATAAATATGACTGGAAAAAGTATGACTGGAAGATGTCATGGAAAAGATGGGAAATGCACGCATGGGAGATATTTGTCGGTCAGAACAACTCTAAGGATGACCAAAACAATCCTATTCATAGTGCAATGCGAGATCTAGAAACTCGGAAGTTGCGCCGTGCTTGGACTATCCCGAACTGGAATGGTGAAAGCTCTAGTCTGTCGGGGCATGATGCGATCGCCTATCCAAACATGGATCGTCAAATCACTCGTGAAAGTAAGCAAAATCAACAAGATTTATCCGAAGAAATCAAGGCTTTTTACACTGCTCTAGCTATAAAAACTGATCCAAACGGTAAAGAGAATGATCGGGCTTATATCAATGAAAATGAGCGTTTAAGTATTCCTGAATTAATCAAACGCTTGGTAACTTACGAAGATATTAGAAATCAAATCGACTATTACAGAGTGATCACACAGGAAGATCGAAAGGCGTTTGAGGTAGAGAGCTTTCCAAAGTATTTCCGAAAGAACGAAAAAACTCAAGAAACCTATTGGACTGGTTGGTTTATGGGTGATGGCGATCGCATTGGCAATTATCTCAACAGCTTGTCTAACGCTGATCAAGTTAGAGAGTTTAGTCTTTGTTTACGAGATTGGGGACATGACTTCAAGCGTTTTGATCTCGGTCGTGTGGTTTATGCGGGTGGGGATGATTTTCTTGGTGTAATTTATGGCACTGAGGACAAACCACAAAGAGACAAGCAAGAGGTTGTTGATTGGTTATGTGGTTTACGCGATCAATGGGAAAAGTTACGCGAGAATATGCGAAGTAAAGGCTTGAGGGTAAATGAAGGTGATGAGCCTGATGTTAGTCTCAGTGTGGGTTTTGTGTGGGCAGGGCATAGTGTGCCGCAGCGCGATGTGTTGCAGCATTGCCGTGAGGCGGAGAAGTTGGCTAAGAGTTTAGGGCGCGATCGCGTGACGATTCGGGTTGTGTTTAACAATGGTCAATTTGTGCAGTGGACTACACCTTGGGAGTATTTGAAATGGTTGAAGGATTATCGAGATCGGGATGGAGGTACTAACTGGAGTCATGTTTATGGTGATTTGGCACACCTTAAAGCGCGTCATGCCATACTGCAAAAAAGTCCGAAGCCTAAAAATCTAGATATGGCGATAGAGCTATTGAATCTGTATTTTGGAAAAGATAAAGGTGACGAGCTATCTGAAAATCGCATAAAAATCACAGGAGGAAGTGAGCCAAAATCAGTAATTGAATGGATTGAAAATATGATTCAAGTAGGGTGGCAACTATGCTAA
- a CDS encoding helix-turn-helix transcriptional regulator, which translates to MPKTTNLHPHSDRQAFERLLLLIATFIHHPGIGCPDRIGNNSQSAHESLEAVQAKVYEVAQQYNISLTKYSIPTLRKDLVTLRKYGLLEKRIYRWGYFLGTGVMSFKDLQVALNALNSMAKYQRSPQAIRIYQELEKKLRGKQILESADYLYPVRSQIDRAIIYTDLDEMLDIKKNRYNLYHCLEQVESAIAIGQAITIYRYTDPYSQKIGYLQVFPLQLIYHDIAWYLLYEYVDNGHLEIERIDRFTDQIQFVNQPRGTDLQKSSLNVAMNLFKKGWGLFLGEPSEQAREIAGTLEYVQIKIRFFAPVIAFIEEGEKRHISQVIDRRGKPEYIDYSISLPPRSLNEFCRWVHQFVHHAQVLEPKDLRDRFRFTAQRLAALYNTSD; encoded by the coding sequence ATGCCGAAGACTACCAACTTACATCCCCACAGCGATCGCCAAGCTTTTGAGCGTCTCCTACTCCTCATCGCCACCTTCATTCATCATCCTGGCATCGGCTGCCCAGATCGCATCGGCAATAACTCCCAATCTGCCCATGAATCATTAGAAGCCGTTCAAGCAAAAGTTTATGAAGTTGCCCAACAATACAATATTTCCTTAACTAAATATTCCATTCCCACCCTTCGCAAAGACTTAGTTACACTCCGTAAATATGGGCTTTTAGAAAAGCGCATTTATCGTTGGGGCTACTTCCTCGGAACAGGCGTAATGTCTTTTAAAGACTTACAAGTAGCTCTCAATGCCCTCAACTCAATGGCAAAATATCAGCGATCGCCCCAAGCGATCCGTATTTACCAAGAACTCGAAAAGAAACTGCGCGGCAAACAAATCTTAGAATCCGCAGACTATCTCTATCCCGTGCGATCGCAAATAGATCGAGCAATCATCTACACAGATCTTGATGAAATGCTAGATATCAAGAAAAATCGCTACAATCTTTATCATTGTTTAGAGCAAGTTGAATCAGCGATCGCGATCGGACAAGCAATCACCATCTATCGATATACCGATCCCTATAGTCAGAAAATTGGATATTTACAAGTCTTCCCATTGCAATTGATTTATCACGATATTGCTTGGTATTTGCTCTATGAGTATGTCGATAACGGTCATCTAGAAATCGAACGGATCGATCGCTTCACTGACCAAATCCAATTCGTTAATCAGCCCAGAGGAACCGATCTCCAAAAATCAAGTTTAAATGTGGCAATGAATCTATTTAAAAAAGGATGGGGTTTGTTCCTAGGTGAACCATCTGAGCAAGCTAGAGAGATTGCAGGAACTCTCGAATATGTTCAAATCAAGATCCGCTTTTTTGCACCTGTAATTGCTTTTATCGAAGAAGGAGAGAAAAGACATATTTCTCAAGTGATTGATCGACGTGGAAAGCCTGAATATATCGATTACAGCATTTCCCTACCGCCGCGATCGCTAAACGAGTTTTGTCGCTGGGTACATCAGTTCGTTCATCACGCTCAGGTACTAGAGCCAAAGGATTTACGCGATCGCTTTCGTTTTACAGCCCAAAGGTTGGCAGCTTTATATAATACTTCAGACTAA
- the cysS gene encoding cysteine--tRNA ligase, translated as MTLRIYNTLTRRKEEFIPLEAGIVKMYVCGVTVYDYCHLGHARAYVVWDMIRRYLATKYQIKFVQNITDIDDKILKRALERETTMQAIANQYIATYDEDMARLNVEKADDYPRATETIPEIIELIQKLIDRDYAYAVGGDVYYAVQKFPNYGKLSGRKLEDMQAGASGRVDDQEEQKRYPFDFALWKAAKPNEPFWESPWGKGRPGWHIECSAMVRSRLGDTIDIHAGGSDLQFPHHENEIAQSEAASNQPLAKYWMHNGFVNIDGEKMSKSLNNFTTIRDLFGYFDPMAIRLFILQAQYRQPIDFTEEAINAATKGWETIRDSMLFAAEFGKQLGWASSEVPLRDDVANAIACFEEAMDDDFNTSVAMSHVFELAKKLRAERNSLSHSGKTAASSEVLFQDWQSLSYMTNVLGFVANISDRQVQEEGISETEIEALIQQRIEAKKAKNYKEGDRIRDELKALGITLIDQKDGTTRWLRA; from the coding sequence ATGACCCTCCGCATTTACAACACACTCACCCGTCGCAAAGAAGAATTTATTCCCCTCGAAGCAGGGATTGTGAAAATGTATGTTTGTGGTGTAACGGTCTATGACTATTGCCATTTGGGTCATGCCAGAGCCTATGTAGTTTGGGACATGATTCGCCGCTATTTAGCCACCAAATATCAGATTAAATTTGTCCAGAATATTACGGATATTGATGACAAGATTTTGAAACGGGCGCTAGAAAGAGAGACGACGATGCAGGCGATCGCCAATCAATATATCGCCACCTACGACGAGGACATGGCTAGGCTAAATGTTGAGAAAGCCGATGACTATCCTCGCGCTACGGAAACAATTCCTGAAATTATTGAACTCATTCAGAAGTTGATCGATCGCGATTATGCCTATGCTGTGGGTGGAGATGTTTATTATGCAGTGCAGAAATTCCCTAATTATGGCAAGCTATCTGGACGCAAGCTGGAAGATATGCAGGCAGGGGCTAGCGGTCGCGTCGATGATCAAGAAGAACAAAAGCGCTATCCCTTTGACTTTGCATTATGGAAAGCGGCTAAACCGAATGAACCATTTTGGGAATCACCTTGGGGAAAAGGTCGTCCAGGCTGGCATATTGAATGCTCGGCAATGGTGCGATCGCGTTTAGGCGATACCATTGATATTCATGCTGGTGGCTCAGATTTACAATTCCCTCACCATGAGAATGAAATTGCCCAATCAGAAGCAGCTTCTAATCAGCCTTTGGCTAAATACTGGATGCACAATGGGTTTGTGAATATCGATGGCGAGAAGATGTCCAAATCGCTGAATAATTTCACAACTATTCGCGATTTGTTTGGCTATTTCGATCCGATGGCAATCCGTTTATTTATCCTCCAAGCGCAATACCGTCAACCCATTGACTTTACCGAAGAAGCGATTAATGCGGCTACTAAGGGCTGGGAAACAATTCGCGACAGCATGTTATTTGCTGCGGAGTTTGGTAAGCAATTAGGTTGGGCAAGTAGTGAAGTTCCATTAAGAGATGATGTTGCTAATGCGATCGCTTGTTTTGAAGAAGCGATGGATGATGACTTTAATACGTCTGTGGCGATGTCCCATGTATTTGAATTAGCCAAAAAATTACGTGCTGAGCGTAATTCTCTTTCTCATTCAGGTAAGACTGCTGCAAGTTCAGAAGTTCTCTTTCAAGATTGGCAATCCCTTAGCTATATGACCAATGTTTTAGGATTTGTGGCAAATATTAGTGATCGCCAAGTTCAGGAAGAGGGCATCAGTGAGACAGAAATTGAGGCTTTAATTCAGCAAAGGATTGAAGCGAAGAAGGCAAAGAACTATAAAGAAGGCGATCGCATTCGAGACGAGTTAAAAGCATTAGGGATTACCCTCATTGATCAAAAAGATGGCACAACGCGCTGGCTTAGAGCATAG
- a CDS encoding DUF4253 domain-containing protein, with amino-acid sequence MDKYQQIREVGTNGDNYDLSTEDLIEQFQYWDAQYGLELSDIEFDAVTVTFNDLPEDLTKLAIEIYEFCPDVIDQHFGCMADAIAVAEEFNQPLSDEIQVLLKDIDLTDEDYGFELLKRSLSIHKAITLWWD; translated from the coding sequence ATGGATAAATATCAACAGATCCGCGAAGTCGGGACAAATGGCGATAACTACGATCTGAGTACGGAAGATCTGATCGAACAGTTCCAATATTGGGATGCTCAGTATGGGCTTGAATTGAGTGATATCGAATTTGATGCGGTAACTGTGACCTTTAATGATTTGCCTGAGGACTTAACAAAGCTGGCGATCGAAATTTATGAGTTCTGTCCAGATGTGATCGATCAACATTTTGGTTGTATGGCTGATGCGATCGCCGTTGCCGAAGAATTTAATCAGCCTCTATCGGACGAAATCCAAGTTTTGCTGAAAGATATCGATCTGACTGATGAGGACTATGGGTTTGAGCTACTCAAGCGATCGCTCTCTATCCATAAAGCCATTACACTATGGTGGGATTAA